The nucleotide window ATAAGAACTCGACCTATAAATCCACATTCATTTGATTTTCTTATAAATGAGCCTAATAAGTGTGAGAAGAGCATCCCTTTTCTAGTTATTCTGATCAGCACAACTCACAAAGAATTTGATGCAAGACAAGCAATTCGAGAGACTTGGGGAGATGAAAACAACTTTAAAGGTATTAAAATTGCTACTCTCTTCCTTCTTGGGAAGAATGCAGATCCTGTATTAAATCAGATGGTGGAGCAAGAAAGTCAAATTTTTCATGACATTATTGTGGAGGACTTCATTGATTCTTATCATAACCTTACTCTTAAAACGTTAATGGGTATGAGGTGGGTGGCCACATTTTGTTCAAAAGCAAAGTATGTTATGAAGACAGACAGTGATATTTTCGTTAATATGGATAACCTTATTTATAAACTGCTCAAACCCAACACCAAGCCAAGGAGAAGGTACTTTACTGGTTACGTCATCAATGGAGGACCAATAAGGGATGTCCGGAGCAAATGGTACATGCCCAGAGATTTGTACCCTGATAGCAATTATCCACCATTCTGTTCAGGCACTGGCTACATTTTTTCAGCAGATGTAGCAGAATTGATTTACAAAACCTCCCTCCATACCAGACTTCTTCATCTTGAGGATGTGTATGTGGGACTCTGTCTTCGGAAGCTTGGCATTCACCCTTTCCAAAACAGTGGCTTCAATCACTGGAAGATGGCCTACAGCTTGTGTAGGTATCGCAGAGTGATCACAGTGCATCAGATAACGCCAGAAGAAATGCACAGAATTTGGAATGACATGTCAAGCAAGAAGCATCTCAGATGTTAAGATTTTTACAGATGTAAATACTTTTTTTAATTTGGGCAGAAAGGAATCGGATGATTTATAGGCAAATTAACTTTGAAGAGAGTTTTAGAAACTGATTTTTCATGCTTGTCTTGACTTCTGGTTTGCACACTTCAGATTCTGTTCATAAAGACATTATACAACTTATAGATGCCAGAGTCAAATCTCAGAGACCTTGCTCCCTATCACaacgttttaaaaaaatcaattgtcATGCCTGTGTGTATAAAAACAATAGTAGCTAACCAGAGCATAAAAATTCATGCCCATGGATCTGAGATGAGAGTTCGGCCCCAAGAAatgaaaaatcatttaaaaacctTTATTTCATCCTCACAAACTATATGTGTCTTTTTAGAGCTCTATTAATAAATATACACACAAATATAACAAATATACCAAGTGTGTGTATTTACAGCTTGAGTTCTATCTTTGCACTGATTACATATTATATTGGCATGTAAATTTTACTGTACAGTATGTGcaattaaaaaaagtttattgCTGGCAGACAGGCAGAATTTAAATAAGTGAGAATATAACATTGAAAAGCAAAATACTGAATCAAAATACTGTAGGACTTTGAAACAACAATACCTGCCTACAGATAAAATATGTGCCCCCAAAAGGTGGCATTTATTTAAAACACAAATTACACAGACTAAAAGAGCCATATCTAATGGAGTCTTACCATGAATTATAATTTGTTCATGAAACACAAGACAAAGAAAAATTGTGCAAAAAAATcctaaaaatcaaatcaaatctgtATTCACGATAAAGATAATTAAAttctttaacattttattttctaaaaaagtgCAGCATATCTCATTAGTACTATTTAGTGTGTACCTCTCTCTACTATTGTACAGTATCAGTGAACTAGATACAGTATTATCCCCAATAAAATTTTGATAAATTATAGTGTCTGCCATAGCAAATAGATAATTTTACAGAATAATGAAAAATATCAATACATTATTCCTTTCCTATTGTGATCCTAACTAGAACCCCGTTTACAGTCTCCACATTACTCAATatatcattaaaattaaaaatacaacatATAGTACTTAAAGCATTTTGCTTTCTTCGTGCTAAATTCTCTTTTTTGCTGCAGTGTAATTTTTGTATTGCAAAAAGTGTAATTACTCAAGATTTATGCCAGTGTAGCAGAGGAGAATTTGGACCATACCAAAAAATGCTCAGTCAATTCTTTCTTGGGCAACATAATGAAAGTATAAAATAGCAGCTATGTGGATCTCTCAAGGGGAAAATAGATCCTCACAGCAAATTCAAGTCATTCCaccccaattcaggaaagcatctcAGCTCAGGACAGCCCTTAAGCACACACTTAACTTTAAGTATGggattgaagtcaataggactcAAGAACATTCTTAAAAATTAAGAACACTCTtaagtgttttcctgaatcagggcctggcAGTTGTGCACACAGATCTCAAGGCAGTATTTGATCTTCAGACTACATAACACGTGACTACTTACATTTTCTCCTTTAGGTGCAAATTCCTTTCCCCAATAGGATTCCCTTTCTTTCCATAGCctcttctaggctatgtctagactgcaggcttctttcgaaagaggctctttcgaaagcatctttcgaaagagcctctttcgaaagatcgcgtctagactgcaggcggatcttttgaaagagaaatccgctttttcgaaagagagcacccagcgagtctggatgctctctttcgaagatggcctctttacattgaagaacgccttctttcgaaagaggaactttcgaaagaaggcgttcttcctcataaattgaggtttaccgccatcgaaagaaaagctgcgttctttcgaaataattttgaaagaacgcggcttgagtctggacgtaggggaagttttttcgggaaaaggctacttttcccgaaaaaaaccctgagtctggacacggccctataGTCCAACCAGCTTCCTCAGGCTGACTCTTCTCTAATCCTCTCTCTCAGATCTGGGGCATGAGAGGACAATACACTCCAGAAGCATATCTCTCCAAACTTTATGTATACTAGTGGAGGGAGattactgaaaaatattttctgtttaaaccattttaaaaaaatgagctcTCACTGCCTTCACAGAAGAGTGCTTTCTCTTAATGTTCTTGCAGGATATTCATTGGAACAAACAGATTTAAGCAAATATTATGGCATATTCATGTAAATTCACTGTTCACCTTGTAAACATGAATATctgatataggttgaacctctctagtctagcaccctcaggatctgaccggtgccaaaccaaaaaatttgctgaaccacaggaggtcaatatttcctgacagcattatcaacacttccactgcttactgggcttttagatgacatttaggggtaaatcaaagctaaatagcagcacagaacattgagagtcggaactggtgtctgtaaacaaactttatgggaccatgagaaacCTGGTCAaagccatgataagtggatatttggctaattaaaatcatgccggaccacagatgttgtcagaccagagagtgccagactagagaggttcaacctgtattaacagACAATATCCAGGTGACTTGAATGTCCAATAAGAACAACTCAAATTTCAAAAAGTAATATTCACAATTAGAGAtggttaacaaatatataatttctgcaaaaaaattcaaaatgtttttgggtttttttgtatgtTCAAAATGAAACTATTACTTATTCTTCGTAAAATATtcttcatttttcaaaatgttatcTAAAATTTCCATGTTCTGAAAagctattttaagaaaatgaacaTTTCTATAATCTTAATGACACCACATCTGACAATTTTCTTAAAAAATTAAAGTGGCACAGCAATTTTCATAAAATAAATTAGACAactcacatttttcacaaaagaaAATCATCTTTTGAAAACAGACCATCTTTATAGGAAGGGTTTCATCTGAAATATTTCAACCAACTGGATTCGCTGTACAATCCAAAAATTATAAAATCAAGAGTATCGCTGCATGTCCACAATTTGCAAGCTGAAAGAGACAAAATTTATCATAAAAGTTATAGCTTTGCATTATTCAGCCAACACTGATATCCAGTGTTGTGGAAGTAGTAAGTCCATGTGTCATTCAGGATGTCCATGGGGAAGCCATATGCAATTATTGATTCATTGTTTAAGTGAAATCTCTGAAGTAATTTTGCCTTGAATATTATCTGTTGTTAATATAATGCTATAAGTGTACATAGCACTTGATAAACAATTAAACCACCAAGGCACTTACATTTTAGTGACAAATACAGCTAACCTTATTCACACGAGTAGTATTACTGATTTCAAAGGAACTACTTGTATAAATGAAGGGAGAAACATTTGATCTTTAAACTACAACACTACATAGCACAGTGAGAAAAACAATAGGTATGGAGCTTTACTTCAGTTAGAGGTAAAGCTATACAATAGTTAGCCCAGTAGTCACTGGTGGCATGCATATTCTTAATGAAAATCCAGAAATGTTGGCAATGAATATTGAAATTCTCTATAATCAAATCAAGATATATTCTTCCCACCAGACCTAGTGCTTGTTAAAAAACCAGCTCAAACTCAGAACTCTAAGaaatacaacacacacacacacacacacacacacacacacacacacacacacacacgcctaaCAATTTACAGGTAACTAAATCACAATTGAGGGATGGAATTCATCCTCAGCTCATGGGTAAACCATAGACTGCAATGCAATCCCTCTATTGACACTTTACTGTAACTGATCCAGTATAACCTAGAATAGCTTCTGCTGTACTTCCGTGCACTGGATCCACAAACTCATGAATCCTGTGGCCCTATCTCCTATTACTTGTACTCTGCTGAGCCTCTTTGGGGGCAACAGAGAATCAACCCCTCTTTAGCCCAAAATGGTCACAGAGTTCCTAGTCCCATCATCACATGGCTTAAGCTTGCAGGGCCTTGAATTCACTCTTTTATGAGCAAACTGCCTACACAGCCTAAAATTTGCATTAAATATTGGCAAATACATCTTGAAAATACTATTTCCTGgtgtttctaaataaataatcTTATGACAGAAATGTAAATATTAATCATGGAATTGGTACATACATTTTGAAGGCATTTTCTTCTGTATTCAGCTGTATATATGTGTAGAGTCTGCTTGCAACGTAGCATTCTGTTATGCATGGAGCTGAGTTTGGCATTATGTTTGTCCAGTGCTTTAAGAGCCTTAAGCATGTGTGCCCTAATTTTTGAATGTACAAGATTTTTTTATGCAGGTGAAATAAAACAAACTAATTTTCTATCTTTATTAATTTTCTGATACTGGACATCACTAGCTTTTTACAACCATCATATGGATTTAGTATTTTCTCATTGCTCAGAAAACAGAATATGCAAACCACAGGGATATGTGAGGTCAGAAAACCAATATTCTATCCCTCTAACCTAGAAGTATTTGTGTTGGACCGAATAAGGTTAAATAGCAACAAGCAATGTTTGCATTGGGCCTCCTTTaatcaaaacagatattttcaaATTTATCAAAAATTTCAATTTTCAAAAAAGGTCATTTTGTTTCATTAAGAACCGGGCAAACAACAATGTAAGAGTGCTGGATTTTTAAATCACTGTAATCAAAATATGAATGAAGTCATATTTGGTTTTGATTAAATTGTAGATGAACAAAGCACATGGTACCAacttcagtgttccctctaagctgcgcttCAGCttcacagagctgactgactggacaAGAGATGTttgatcacctgtgaagctgtgctatgGGGAAAAAATGTCTCTTTTGGAGGAATTTTTCACTGTAGCTTTTCTTGTCAGATGACAAGGGAATATGCAAGATTCATTTTCCATGTTTCCTAATATTTAGATTCAATGCAGATATTGATTCTttatggggatttttttaaaacacagtaggcAAGGGCAATTTATAAATGAAGGAAATAACTAATTAGAAAAGCTTGTTGATAGCAACTGAACTTTAGGTGTATCATTATATATGAATGgctgtatttatgtatttatgtgTCAAAATTGTATATACTGTTTTATCTACCGTAAGTGTCTGTAAAAGTGAATTCTTTCAAAGTATTATTTAGGATTTTGTGGGGTCACCAGTCAAGCTGCTAATTAAGATACTATTTTTTGAATAAATgtcaaattggaaaaaaaaccgAACAGAAAACACTGACAGTGTCAATGTACAGTTTGCTTCTTCACCTCTTTCTCAACATGTAAACTATTATCAGGAAGCACGATGCTAATGTAGAGGCACATCTGCCATGAGAAAGAGCACTGTTCTGtaaaagatgatttttttaaacattgaggAAAATAAACAAATGGAGAAATTATTGTATTTGTTCATTTATGTAATGATTTCCTCATGCTAATGTACCTTTGAACAATGTATTATTGATCCTGAAGAGTCAATCTTAAAACAAACCTGATAAGAACTGAATTTTTCCAAAAAGCGCCATTGGGTGACTAGCTCATTTCATCTCCTTTGACAATCCCAACTAATGCTGTTAAGGAGCCAAG belongs to Pelodiscus sinensis isolate JC-2024 chromosome 7, ASM4963464v1, whole genome shotgun sequence and includes:
- the B3GALT1 gene encoding beta-1,3-galactosyltransferase 1; amino-acid sequence: MASKVSCLYVLTVVCWASALWYLSITRPTSSYSGHRHFNTISIARKNVSFGNIRTRPINPHSFDFLINEPNKCEKSIPFLVILISTTHKEFDARQAIRETWGDENNFKGIKIATLFLLGKNADPVLNQMVEQESQIFHDIIVEDFIDSYHNLTLKTLMGMRWVATFCSKAKYVMKTDSDIFVNMDNLIYKLLKPNTKPRRRYFTGYVINGGPIRDVRSKWYMPRDLYPDSNYPPFCSGTGYIFSADVAELIYKTSLHTRLLHLEDVYVGLCLRKLGIHPFQNSGFNHWKMAYSLCRYRRVITVHQITPEEMHRIWNDMSSKKHLRC